Proteins from a single region of Gemmatimonadetes bacterium SCN 70-22:
- a CDS encoding inorganic pyrophosphatase, translating into MINPWRDLSPGPLAPDEVTAVIEIPKGSRNKYELDKESGLFKLDRVLYSAVHYPGDYGFIPRTLHEDNDPLDIIVRIDEPTFPGCQIQARPIGVLKMLDRGEPDDKILAVPSHDPLHHEYYDIADLPQHYLAEIEHFFQIYKDLEGKRMQIVGWEKSEVAMRV; encoded by the coding sequence ATGATCAATCCCTGGCGCGACCTCTCGCCCGGCCCCCTCGCACCGGACGAAGTCACGGCGGTCATCGAGATTCCCAAGGGGAGCCGCAACAAGTACGAGCTGGACAAGGAGTCGGGGCTCTTCAAGCTCGATCGTGTCCTGTACTCGGCGGTGCACTATCCCGGTGATTACGGCTTCATCCCGCGCACGCTGCACGAGGACAACGACCCGCTCGACATCATCGTGCGGATCGACGAGCCCACCTTTCCCGGCTGCCAGATCCAGGCGCGCCCCATCGGGGTCCTCAAGATGCTGGACCGCGGCGAGCCCGACGACAAGATCCTCGCCGTCCCGTCGCACGACCCGCTGCACCACGAGTACTACGACATCGCCGACCTTCCGCAGCACTACCTGGCCGAGATCGAGCACTTCTTCCAGATCTACAAGGACCTGGAAGGGAAGCGGATGCAGATCGTGGGATGGGAGAAGAGCGAGGTGGCGATGCGCGT
- a CDS encoding acetate--CoA ligase, translating into MSDIDVLLQEHRKFPPDAAFAREALLNSPEVYERAAADLDGFWAEQARLLDWYTPWHTVLDWRPPRARWFDGGTLNVAYNCVDRHIGGSRRNKAAIIFEGEPGDRRTLTYWDLYIEVQKFANVLRKLGVQRGDRVGIYLPLIPEAAIAMLACARIGAIHSVVFGGFSPESLRDRMNDAQAKVVITADGGYRRGQIVPLKRNTDKALEECPSVKHVVVVQRRTGGPIGEAYVEMLEGRDFWWHRLMQHAEAECEPEHMNAEDVLFILYTSGTTGKPKGIVHTTGGYLTGVAYTTKYVFDLRDDDVFWCTADVGWVTGHSYLVYGPLANGATCVMYEGAPDWPEKDRMWEMCARHGVTVFYTAPTAIRAFMKWGAEWPARHDLSRLRLLGSVGEPINPEAWMWYHTYIGGGRCPVVDTWWQTETGAIVISPLPGITATKPGSATHPLPGFSAELVDARANRIPVGGGLLTLTRPWPSMLRTIWGDDQRYVDTYFSKWPGRPDLYFAGDGAKRDDDGYFWILGRVDDVLNVAGHRIGTMEVESALVEHPSVAEAAVVGKSHELKGQALAAFVTLRTGFHPNPALRDELRDFVAQKIGAIARPDDILFSADLPKTRSGKIMRRLLRDIAEGRALGDTTTLADPGVVASLKDQYESQES; encoded by the coding sequence ATGTCCGACATCGACGTCCTTCTGCAGGAACACCGGAAGTTCCCCCCGGACGCGGCGTTCGCCCGCGAGGCGCTGCTCAACTCGCCGGAGGTCTACGAGCGCGCGGCGGCGGACCTCGACGGCTTCTGGGCGGAGCAGGCCCGCCTGCTCGACTGGTACACGCCGTGGCACACGGTCCTCGACTGGAGACCGCCGCGCGCGCGCTGGTTCGACGGCGGGACGCTGAACGTCGCCTACAACTGCGTGGACCGGCACATCGGCGGCAGCCGGCGCAACAAGGCGGCGATCATCTTCGAAGGGGAACCCGGCGACCGGCGCACGCTGACCTACTGGGACCTCTACATCGAGGTGCAGAAGTTCGCGAACGTCCTCCGGAAGCTCGGCGTGCAACGGGGGGACCGGGTGGGGATCTACCTCCCGCTCATTCCCGAGGCGGCGATCGCGATGCTGGCCTGCGCCCGGATCGGGGCGATCCACTCGGTGGTGTTCGGCGGCTTCTCCCCGGAATCGCTCCGCGACCGGATGAACGACGCCCAGGCCAAGGTGGTGATCACCGCCGACGGGGGGTATCGCCGGGGGCAGATCGTCCCGCTCAAGCGCAACACCGACAAGGCGCTCGAGGAGTGCCCGTCGGTGAAGCACGTGGTGGTGGTGCAGCGCCGCACCGGGGGGCCCATCGGCGAGGCCTACGTGGAGATGCTCGAGGGGCGGGACTTCTGGTGGCACCGCCTGATGCAGCACGCGGAGGCCGAGTGCGAGCCCGAGCACATGAATGCCGAGGACGTCCTCTTCATCCTCTACACCTCGGGGACCACCGGGAAGCCTAAAGGGATCGTGCATACCACCGGCGGGTACCTCACCGGTGTCGCCTACACGACGAAGTACGTCTTCGACCTCAGGGACGACGACGTCTTCTGGTGCACCGCCGACGTCGGGTGGGTCACCGGGCACTCGTACCTCGTGTACGGGCCGTTGGCGAACGGCGCCACCTGCGTGATGTACGAGGGGGCTCCGGACTGGCCGGAAAAGGACCGGATGTGGGAGATGTGCGCCCGGCACGGCGTCACGGTCTTCTACACCGCCCCCACGGCCATCCGCGCCTTCATGAAGTGGGGGGCCGAGTGGCCGGCCCGGCACGACCTCTCGCGCCTGCGCCTCCTCGGGAGCGTCGGGGAGCCGATCAACCCCGAGGCCTGGATGTGGTACCACACCTACATCGGCGGCGGGCGCTGCCCCGTCGTCGACACGTGGTGGCAGACCGAGACCGGGGCGATCGTGATCTCTCCCCTCCCCGGGATCACCGCCACCAAGCCCGGCTCGGCGACCCACCCGCTTCCGGGCTTCTCGGCGGAGCTCGTCGACGCCAGGGCCAATCGGATCCCGGTGGGCGGCGGGCTGCTGACCCTCACACGCCCCTGGCCATCGATGCTGCGGACGATTTGGGGTGACGACCAGCGCTACGTCGACACGTACTTTTCGAAGTGGCCGGGGCGCCCCGACCTGTACTTCGCGGGCGACGGCGCCAAGCGCGACGACGATGGCTACTTCTGGATCCTCGGGCGGGTGGACGACGTGCTCAACGTGGCCGGGCATCGCATCGGGACCATGGAGGTCGAGAGTGCGCTGGTGGAGCACCCGTCGGTGGCCGAGGCGGCGGTGGTGGGGAAGAGCCACGAGCTCAAGGGACAGGCGCTCGCCGCCTTCGTGACCCTGCGCACCGGCTTCCACCCCAACCCGGCCTTGCGCGACGAGCTGCGCGACTTCGTGGCGCAGAAGATCGGGGCCATCGCCCGTCCCGACGACATCCTGTTCAGCGCCGACCTGCCCAAGACGCGCTCGGGAAAGATCATGCGCCGGCTGCTGCGCGACATCGCCGAGGGGCGCGCGTTAGGCGACACCACCACGCTCGCCGACCCGGGAGTGGTGGCCAGCCTCAAGGACCAGTACGAGAGCCAGGAGAGCTGA